The following are encoded in a window of Rosa chinensis cultivar Old Blush chromosome 4, RchiOBHm-V2, whole genome shotgun sequence genomic DNA:
- the LOC112196185 gene encoding probable inactive 2-oxoglutarate-dependent dioxygenase AOP2 yields MGSMTLPKELPIINFSLLKPGTSSWASTCKQVRCALEEYGCFVALYQQVSPQLMDNIFGQSRDLFEVPLENKVRNTSEEPYRGYIGPNQLMPLYESVAIDNVTSPQETQKFRDLMWPYGKTNFCEITDLFAKLVGDLENTVGKMIFESFGIPQEQYESLASSNSHLLRFLKYRTPEESDTVIRFPSLTDKNFTSIVVQHDVGGLEVQTKDGDWISVESAPSLFLAADGLQVWSNDRMKACQHRVKNCGDKTRYSLGMFTFNNGVFQVPKELVDDSHPLLYNQFDGRGFIRFYTTKEAKKAKSPIKAYCGIKN; encoded by the exons ATGGGTTCCATGACACTTCCCAAAGAGCTTCCCATCATCAATTTCTCCCTCTTGAAGCCTGGCACAAGCTCCTgggcttccacctgcaaacaaGTCCGCTGTGCACTCGAAGAATATGGTTGCTTTGTGGCACTGTACCAACAAGTTTCCCCACAGCTCATGGACAATATCTTTGGCCAATCCAGGGATTTGTTCGAGGTTCCCCTTGAAAACAAAGTCAGGAACACCAGTGAGGAGCCTTACCGTGGCTATATCGGACCAAACCAGCTCATGCCGCTCTATGAAAGCGTGGCCATTGACAACGTTACATCCCCACAAGAAACTCAGAAGTTCAGGGACCTCATGTGGCCTTATGGAAAGACCAACTTTTG TGAAATCACAGATCTGTTTGCCAAGTTGGTTGGGGACCTAGAAAACACTGTGGGAAAGATGATATTCGAAAGCTTCGGGATTCCTCAAGAGCAATATGAATCGTTGGCGAGTTCAAACAGTCATCTTCTTCGTTTTCTCAAGTATAGGACACCAGAAGAGAGCGACACTGTCATAAGGTTTCCGAGCCTCACAGACAAGAACTTCACCAGCATTGTTGTTCAGCATGATGTCGGTGGCCTCGAGGTTCAGACTAAGGATGGCGATTGGATTAGTGTCGAGTCTGCACCTTCTCTCTTCTTGGCTGCTGATGGACTTCAG GTATGGAGTAATGACAGAATGAAAGCTTGCCAGCATCGAGTAAAGAACTGCGGGGACAAGACTCGATACTCGTTGGGAATGTTTACGTTTAACAATGGAGTATTCCAAGTACCCAAAGAGCTAGTAGACGACAGTCACCCACTTCTCTACAACCAGTTCGACGGTCGTGGCTTCATTAGATTTTACACCACAAAGGAGGCCAAGAAGGCAAAGTCACCCATCAAAGCCTATTGCGGCATTAAAAACTAG